In Halorientalis sp. LT38, a genomic segment contains:
- the cruF gene encoding bisanhydrobacterioruberin hydratase codes for MAAEPAARDRIEARLDRLVRENRFTIAVVFPVVGAITLLASAESLLPGPLNFNPYLVLFGTLVMRLPLIAGVAPLLDRRATAALLALTAYSYGIEYVGVTTGWPYGAFEYGVDLGPMLLGAVPVGLPVFFFPLVLNSYLLCLLLLGDRAGRWAIRLPVVIATVLLVDLVLDPGAVALGFWAYDAGGVYYGVPWSNYLGWILSATVAVGLFDLAFDWQALVDRVNDCAFMLDDLVSFVILWGAINAAFGNWIPVALAGLLFAGLIRIDRFDFAVLRTLPVGREHR; via the coding sequence ATGGCGGCTGAGCCCGCCGCGCGCGACCGGATCGAGGCCCGCCTCGACCGACTCGTCCGCGAGAACCGCTTCACCATCGCCGTCGTCTTCCCCGTCGTCGGGGCGATCACGCTCCTGGCCAGCGCCGAGTCGCTGCTGCCCGGCCCGCTCAACTTCAACCCATATCTCGTGCTCTTTGGCACACTCGTCATGCGACTCCCACTGATCGCCGGCGTCGCACCGCTGCTCGACCGGCGCGCGACCGCCGCCCTGCTCGCCCTGACCGCCTACTCCTACGGGATCGAGTACGTGGGCGTGACGACCGGCTGGCCCTACGGCGCCTTCGAGTACGGCGTCGACCTCGGCCCGATGCTGCTCGGCGCCGTGCCCGTCGGCCTCCCCGTCTTCTTCTTCCCGCTCGTGCTCAACAGCTACCTGCTCTGTCTGCTCCTGCTGGGCGACCGCGCCGGCCGCTGGGCGATCCGCCTCCCGGTCGTGATCGCCACGGTCCTGCTCGTGGACCTCGTCCTCGACCCCGGAGCCGTGGCGCTCGGGTTCTGGGCCTACGACGCCGGCGGCGTCTACTACGGCGTCCCGTGGTCGAACTACCTCGGGTGGATCCTCTCGGCGACCGTGGCCGTCGGCCTGTTCGACCTCGCGTTCGACTGGCAGGCGCTGGTCGACCGCGTCAACGACTGCGCGTTCATGCTCGACGACCTCGTGAGCTTCGTGATCCTCTGGGGCGCGATCAACGCCGCCTTCGGGAACTGGATTCCGGTCGCGCTCGCGGGACTCCTCTTCGCCGGCCTGATCCGGATCGACCGGTTCGACTTCGCGGTCCTGCGAACCCTCCCCGTCGGCCGGGAGCACCGGTAG
- a CDS encoding prenyltransferase — MSDGAVRSRLESVASHLPSQESRTGYLFWLSRPRFWLYLGGPVIVGTTYAAGSVAELFAPVAVLLLAYFTVPANVFLYGVNDAFDADVDEANPKKDDQEVRFRDDGWVRLAVVLSGALGVPFALSLPPVATGVLALWFFLAVEYSAPPLRFKTTPLLDSVSNGLYVLPGVIAFTAVAGTLPPLAAIAAGWLWTMGMHTFSAIPDIEPDREAGIRTTATALGKRRTYYYCAACWLAAAVAFSLVHVGFGALLLAYPVLVFGIAFAQIDVDDAYWWYPAINTLIGMAMTLGGLWVLVYGG, encoded by the coding sequence ATGAGCGACGGCGCCGTCCGCTCCCGACTCGAATCGGTCGCCAGCCATCTCCCCTCCCAGGAGAGTCGCACTGGCTATCTCTTCTGGCTCTCCCGGCCGCGCTTCTGGCTCTACCTGGGCGGGCCAGTCATCGTCGGCACGACCTACGCCGCCGGGAGCGTCGCGGAACTGTTTGCCCCCGTCGCCGTCCTCCTGCTCGCGTACTTCACCGTGCCCGCGAACGTCTTCCTCTACGGGGTCAACGACGCCTTCGACGCCGACGTGGACGAGGCAAATCCCAAGAAAGACGACCAGGAGGTCCGCTTCCGGGACGACGGCTGGGTCCGGCTGGCCGTCGTCCTGAGCGGCGCCCTCGGCGTCCCGTTCGCCCTCTCGCTCCCGCCGGTGGCGACCGGCGTGCTGGCCCTGTGGTTCTTCCTCGCCGTCGAGTACAGCGCGCCCCCGCTGCGGTTCAAGACCACGCCGCTGCTGGATTCGGTGTCGAACGGCCTGTACGTCCTGCCCGGCGTGATCGCCTTCACCGCCGTCGCCGGCACCTTGCCCCCGCTGGCGGCCATCGCGGCCGGCTGGCTCTGGACTATGGGGATGCACACCTTCTCGGCCATCCCGGACATCGAACCCGACCGCGAGGCGGGGATCCGGACCACCGCGACCGCGCTCGGGAAGCGTCGCACCTACTACTACTGCGCGGCCTGCTGGCTGGCGGCGGCCGTCGCCTTCTCGCTCGTCCACGTCGGCTTCGGCGCCCTGTTGCTCGCCTACCCCGTCCTCGTCTTCGGCATCGCCTTCGCCCAGATCGACGTCGACGACGCCTACTGGTGGTACCCCGCGATCAACACGCTGATCGGCATGGCGATGACCCTCGGCGGCCTCTGGGTGCTCGTCTATGGCGGCTGA
- a CDS encoding phytoene desaturase family protein, with product MSSLAGTAVDVVGGGFGGLSTACYLADAGADVRVLEKNEQLGGRASRLEVEGFRFDMGPSWYLMPDVFERFFGQFGRSPSDYYDLERLDPHYRIFFKDGEARSAATDSSGQGPREHGERVDVSADREEVRELFASLEDGGGEAFDAYLEESKRNYELAMENFVYEDRPRLRDWVDLDVMRAAPVGLKLLGNMQGHVADYFENPKLQQIMQYTLVFLGGAPHNTPALYNMMSHVDFNLGVHYPRGKGDRDNGIGAVVDAVVDLGTELGVEYVTGTEVAEITRRKEGFLVATESGDEYHPDLVVSDADYAHTEQELLPEHERQYDADYWDSKTYAPSAFLLYLGVEGDLDELAHHTLVLPEDWDPHFEQIFDEPAWPDDPAYYCCVPSETDASTVPDGDTDAYGNLFVLVPIAPDLDDDETTRQRYRDQVLADLAENTGVDLRDRIAVEERFSVSEFADRYNSIQGTALGLAHTLRQTSLLRPPHRSSAVDGLYFTGSFTTPGIGVPMCLISGEHAANAVLADR from the coding sequence ATGAGTTCGCTCGCTGGAACGGCGGTCGACGTCGTCGGTGGAGGGTTCGGGGGACTGTCGACGGCGTGTTACCTGGCCGACGCCGGCGCCGACGTGCGAGTGCTCGAGAAAAACGAGCAACTGGGCGGTCGCGCCAGCCGGCTCGAAGTCGAGGGGTTTCGCTTCGACATGGGCCCGTCGTGGTACCTGATGCCCGACGTCTTCGAGCGCTTCTTCGGCCAATTCGGCCGCTCCCCCTCGGACTACTACGACCTGGAGCGACTGGACCCGCACTACCGAATCTTCTTCAAGGACGGCGAGGCGCGAAGCGCCGCGACCGATTCGAGCGGGCAGGGCCCGCGAGAACACGGCGAGCGGGTCGACGTCTCCGCGGACCGCGAGGAGGTCCGCGAGCTGTTTGCCTCCCTGGAAGACGGCGGCGGCGAGGCCTTCGACGCCTACCTCGAGGAGAGCAAGCGGAACTACGAGCTCGCCATGGAGAACTTCGTCTACGAGGACCGCCCGCGGCTGCGCGACTGGGTGGATCTGGACGTGATGCGGGCCGCGCCGGTCGGCCTCAAGCTCCTGGGGAACATGCAGGGCCACGTCGCGGACTACTTCGAGAACCCCAAGCTCCAGCAGATCATGCAGTACACCCTCGTGTTCCTCGGCGGCGCGCCGCACAACACCCCCGCGCTCTACAACATGATGAGCCACGTCGACTTCAACCTCGGCGTCCACTACCCACGCGGGAAGGGCGACCGCGACAACGGCATCGGCGCTGTAGTCGACGCCGTCGTCGACCTTGGCACGGAACTCGGCGTCGAGTACGTCACCGGCACGGAGGTCGCCGAGATCACCCGCCGGAAGGAGGGCTTCCTCGTCGCGACCGAGAGCGGAGACGAGTATCATCCCGATCTCGTAGTGAGCGACGCCGACTACGCCCACACCGAGCAGGAACTCCTCCCCGAACACGAGCGCCAGTACGACGCCGACTACTGGGACTCGAAGACCTACGCGCCCTCCGCCTTTCTCCTCTATCTGGGCGTCGAGGGCGACCTCGACGAACTCGCCCACCACACACTGGTCCTGCCCGAGGACTGGGACCCCCACTTCGAGCAGATCTTCGACGAACCGGCCTGGCCGGACGATCCGGCGTACTACTGCTGCGTCCCCTCCGAGACCGACGCGTCGACGGTCCCCGACGGCGACACCGACGCGTACGGAAATCTGTTCGTCCTCGTGCCCATCGCGCCCGACCTCGACGACGACGAGACCACCCGGCAGCGCTACCGCGATCAGGTGCTCGCCGACCTCGCCGAGAACACCGGCGTCGACCTCCGGGACCGCATCGCCGTCGAGGAGCGATTTTCGGTGTCGGAGTTCGCCGACCGCTACAACTCGATCCAGGGGACCGCGCTGGGGCTGGCCCACACCCTCCGGCAGACCTCGCTGTTGCGCCCGCCACACCGCTCGTCGGCCGTCGACGGGCTCTACTTCACCGGCTCGTTCACCACCCCCGGGATCGGCGTCCCGATGTGTCTGATCAGCGGCGAACACGCCGCCAACGCCGTGCTCGCGGACAGATGA
- a CDS encoding SDR family NAD(P)-dependent oxidoreductase, producing MDGTNAVVTGASRGIGAAVTREFVDAGAHVLACARTADDLEDLAAALESAAGSVTTQRADVRDEFDVERAMETAARENGAIDVVVANAGVYHGTPGETPLSGESYAAFDDHLRTNGRGVFTTIRESLPHLAPDARVLVSSGHVAREAEPGYGSYAVSKATAEAVARGFAADLDQSVGVVDPGVVATDLTDEHGRDPAEVAPMFRWAATAAPEADLDGAILDLATWKRATR from the coding sequence ATGGACGGGACGAACGCCGTCGTCACGGGTGCGAGCAGGGGTATCGGGGCCGCCGTCACTCGCGAGTTCGTCGACGCGGGGGCTCACGTCCTCGCCTGCGCCCGAACCGCGGACGATCTGGAGGACCTGGCCGCTGCCCTGGAATCCGCAGCCGGATCGGTGACCACGCAACGGGCGGACGTCCGCGACGAGTTCGACGTGGAGCGGGCAATGGAGACCGCGGCCCGCGAGAACGGAGCCATCGACGTCGTCGTCGCGAACGCCGGCGTCTACCACGGGACGCCGGGCGAGACGCCCCTGTCCGGGGAGTCCTACGCCGCCTTCGACGATCACCTGCGGACGAACGGTCGGGGCGTGTTCACGACGATTCGCGAGTCGCTGCCCCACCTCGCGCCGGACGCACGCGTGCTCGTCAGCTCCGGACACGTGGCCCGCGAGGCCGAACCGGGCTACGGCTCCTACGCGGTCTCGAAGGCGACCGCCGAGGCCGTGGCTCGGGGGTTCGCCGCCGACCTCGACCAGTCGGTCGGCGTCGTCGACCCCGGCGTCGTGGCGACCGACCTGACCGACGAGCACGGGCGCGACCCGGCCGAGGTCGCCCCGATGTTCCGCTGGGCGGCGACGGCGGCACCCGAGGCCGACCTCGACGGTGCGATCCTGGACCTGGCGACGTGGAAGCGAGCCACCCGCTGA
- a CDS encoding ZIP family metal transporter, whose translation MSTGVINRRARPSLAGLVGVVALIALSGLAVMADLGKVLVIAWVAFAAMAGSIPLGVRAAESASATRLVWGYGLASGAMITSAAVFLVPQAMGFDPRIGGFGIAAGIVVGFGSHVLGHRLSHLNAAFDDTAVQLSAHALSAGAIIGLVYGAMPELGLLLGLAIVSHKGPAGYAAARRLANADRSASVILFPASGVGITAIPTALLDLPAIPAINAAVFGFAAGLFLHVAMDFLPRCEVGGEVGEVAQVSDHAHELLDRLRIHAVVSTSLGGLAVFAAWLAVGA comes from the coding sequence ATGAGCACTGGTGTTATTAACCGACGAGCGCGCCCGTCGCTGGCGGGACTGGTCGGTGTGGTCGCGCTGATCGCGCTCTCGGGGCTCGCGGTGATGGCGGACCTCGGGAAGGTGCTGGTGATCGCGTGGGTCGCGTTCGCGGCGATGGCGGGGTCGATCCCGCTCGGCGTGCGCGCGGCCGAGAGCGCGAGCGCGACGCGGCTGGTGTGGGGCTACGGGCTGGCCAGCGGCGCGATGATCACGAGCGCGGCGGTCTTCCTCGTGCCGCAGGCGATGGGCTTCGACCCGCGGATCGGCGGGTTCGGCATCGCTGCCGGCATCGTCGTCGGCTTCGGCTCGCACGTTCTGGGTCACCGGCTCTCGCACCTCAACGCCGCGTTCGACGACACGGCCGTCCAGCTGTCGGCCCACGCGCTCTCCGCGGGCGCGATCATCGGCCTCGTCTACGGCGCGATGCCGGAACTGGGCCTCCTGCTAGGGCTGGCCATCGTCTCGCACAAGGGGCCGGCCGGCTACGCGGCCGCGCGTCGGCTGGCGAACGCCGACCGCTCGGCGTCGGTCATCCTCTTTCCCGCGTCAGGCGTCGGCATCACGGCCATCCCGACGGCGTTGCTCGACCTCCCCGCGATCCCGGCGATCAACGCCGCCGTCTTCGGCTTCGCCGCCGGCCTGTTCCTCCACGTCGCTATGGACTTTCTCCCCCGCTGTGAGGTCGGCGGTGAGGTCGGCGAGGTCGCGCAGGTCTCCGACCACGCCCACGAACTGCTCGACCGCCTCCGGATCCACGCCGTCGTCAGCACCTCGCTGGGCGGCCTCGCCGTCTTCGCTGCGTGGCTCGCCGTCGGCGCCTGA
- a CDS encoding transcription factor S — MQFCDECGSMMHADGDVMVCSSCGAEQEKDEAAAEKFVSTEEQSGDELIETEEGDSFEGKPTADDVTCEKCGHGKAWYTIKQTGSADEPPTRFFKCQECGNRWREYN, encoded by the coding sequence ATGCAATTCTGTGACGAGTGCGGTTCGATGATGCACGCGGACGGCGACGTGATGGTCTGTTCGTCCTGTGGGGCCGAGCAGGAAAAAGACGAGGCCGCCGCCGAGAAGTTCGTCTCTACCGAGGAACAGAGCGGGGACGAACTGATCGAGACCGAAGAGGGCGACAGCTTCGAGGGCAAACCGACGGCCGACGACGTGACCTGCGAGAAGTGCGGGCACGGCAAGGCCTGGTACACGATCAAACAGACCGGCTCGGCCGACGAACCGCCGACGCGCTTTTTCAAGTGCCAGGAGTGCGGCAACCGCTGGCGCGAGTACAACTGA
- a CDS encoding sensor histidine kinase, with protein MAERERRTEDTLLTAHPDPVVQYEKGADGIVVRSINPAFRETFTVDGAEVSLRATLADDDALDAVARAIQSGDPLDRETDCDTASGERRFRLRNVPTDDGGYLLYTDLGDRPERERELQAEVDELTERNERLETFASVVSHDLRNPIEIAETYLEMAREDGDDEQLDRIAEALERMRTLVEDVLELARDGRVIDETERTSLEAVATDAWAAVDSGPATLSVENGDATLRADPDRLSQAFANCFRNAVEHGSTSPPSQAQEDAVEHGAADPAIRVGPLGNADGTGFFVEDDGPGIPADRREEVLEPGVTTADDGTGLGLAIVQRVVEAHDWTVAVTESESGGARVEVRGIDSLQPL; from the coding sequence ATGGCCGAACGGGAGCGCCGGACCGAGGACACCTTGCTCACGGCCCACCCGGACCCCGTGGTCCAGTACGAGAAAGGGGCCGACGGAATCGTCGTCCGCTCTATCAACCCCGCGTTCCGCGAGACCTTCACCGTCGACGGCGCCGAGGTCTCGCTGCGGGCGACGCTGGCCGACGACGACGCCCTCGACGCCGTCGCCCGCGCCATCCAGTCGGGTGACCCCCTCGACCGGGAGACCGACTGCGACACCGCGAGTGGCGAACGCCGGTTCCGCCTGCGCAACGTCCCGACCGACGACGGCGGCTACCTCCTGTACACCGACCTCGGCGACCGCCCCGAGCGCGAGCGCGAACTGCAGGCCGAGGTCGACGAGCTCACCGAGCGGAACGAGCGCCTGGAGACCTTCGCGAGCGTCGTCTCCCACGACCTGCGCAACCCCATCGAGATCGCGGAGACGTACCTGGAGATGGCGCGGGAGGACGGCGACGACGAGCAGCTCGACCGGATCGCCGAGGCCTTAGAACGGATGCGGACGCTCGTCGAGGACGTGCTGGAACTGGCCCGCGACGGCCGAGTCATCGACGAGACCGAGCGCACGTCGCTCGAGGCCGTCGCCACCGACGCCTGGGCGGCCGTCGACTCGGGCCCCGCGACGCTCTCGGTCGAGAACGGCGACGCCACGCTCAGGGCCGACCCCGACCGCCTCTCGCAGGCGTTCGCGAACTGCTTTCGCAACGCCGTCGAGCACGGCTCGACGAGCCCTCCTTCGCAGGCTCAGGAGGACGCCGTCGAACACGGCGCAGCCGACCCCGCGATCCGTGTCGGACCGCTCGGCAACGCCGACGGCACGGGCTTTTTCGTCGAAGACGACGGCCCCGGCATCCCCGCCGATCGGCGCGAGGAGGTGCTCGAACCCGGCGTCACCACGGCCGACGACGGGACCGGACTCGGCCTCGCCATCGTCCAGCGAGTGGTCGAGGCCCACGACTGGACCGTGGCGGTGACGGAAAGCGAATCCGGCGGGGCACGGGTCGAGGTGCGCGGCATCGACTCGCTCCAGCCGCTCTGA
- a CDS encoding response regulator transcription factor — MSHEFSTAPKVLVVDDEEDVAEAYALKLRDDYDTELAYGGEAALEMADASTDAVLLDRRMPDIHGDEVLERLRERGFTAPVIMVTAVDPDLNILEMDFDDYLCKPVDRDTLRQTLDQHLERTATDPKLEEFFGLLSKLSVLEAELQPSELENDEEFQRLKRRAVKLSDELRDSVDDFEEIVETHRSVDRGTRTSL; from the coding sequence GTGTCCCACGAGTTCAGCACCGCGCCGAAGGTTCTGGTCGTCGACGACGAGGAGGACGTCGCAGAAGCTTACGCGTTGAAGCTCAGGGACGACTACGACACAGAGCTGGCCTACGGGGGCGAGGCGGCCCTCGAGATGGCCGACGCGAGCACCGACGCGGTGTTGCTCGACCGCCGGATGCCGGACATCCACGGCGACGAAGTCCTCGAGCGCCTCCGCGAACGGGGCTTCACCGCGCCCGTCATCATGGTGACCGCGGTCGACCCCGACCTCAACATCCTGGAGATGGACTTCGACGACTACCTCTGTAAACCGGTGGACAGGGACACGCTCCGGCAGACGCTCGACCAGCACCTCGAACGGACCGCGACCGATCCCAAGCTCGAGGAGTTTTTCGGCCTGCTGTCGAAACTCTCGGTCCTGGAGGCGGAACTGCAGCCGAGCGAACTGGAAAACGACGAGGAGTTCCAGCGACTCAAGCGTCGCGCGGTGAAACTCAGCGACGAACTCCGGGATTCCGTCGACGATTTCGAGGAGATCGTCGAGACACACCGGTCGGTCGACCGGGGAACGCGCACGTCGCTGTGA
- a CDS encoding RAD55 family ATPase — translation MDRIPFGIRQLDTIIDGGAPPGSVVLLSGEAGAGSREFMYTSAVLNGLATADRELHDLYYGNLDAEASVSDEIHYVSFTADSDQLYREMDRTMDTEIVESGFSSVSFVDMAEAYFHASSVPRDWYAEETGHIRDMAGRHDREDIFAALGRYLNEHAAGNLVILDSLSDLISAMGEDRDWSDIVYLVKGLQKAAHAWNGLILVHVNHETVTPEEHGQLVDAANGTMIFEWEQGGSERARTLVFKKFRGVLSRIEDENIIRFETEIGDAGFDISDVRKIR, via the coding sequence ATGGACCGCATCCCCTTCGGTATCCGGCAGCTGGATACGATCATCGACGGGGGGGCACCGCCGGGCAGCGTCGTCCTGCTGTCGGGCGAGGCGGGGGCCGGCTCGCGAGAGTTCATGTACACGAGCGCCGTCCTGAACGGGCTGGCCACCGCCGACCGGGAACTCCACGACCTCTACTACGGAAATCTCGACGCGGAGGCCTCGGTGAGCGACGAGATCCACTACGTCTCCTTCACGGCCGACAGCGACCAGCTCTACCGGGAGATGGACCGGACCATGGACACAGAGATCGTCGAGTCGGGCTTCTCGTCGGTCTCGTTCGTCGACATGGCCGAGGCGTACTTCCACGCCAGTAGCGTCCCCCGGGACTGGTACGCCGAGGAGACCGGCCACATCCGGGACATGGCCGGCCGACACGACCGCGAGGACATCTTCGCCGCCCTCGGGCGGTACCTCAACGAACACGCCGCGGGCAACCTCGTCATCCTGGACTCGCTGTCGGACCTGATCAGCGCGATGGGGGAGGACCGGGACTGGTCGGACATCGTCTACCTCGTCAAGGGCCTCCAGAAGGCCGCCCACGCCTGGAACGGGCTGATCCTCGTCCACGTCAACCACGAGACGGTCACGCCCGAAGAGCACGGCCAGCTCGTCGACGCCGCCAACGGGACCATGATCTTCGAGTGGGAGCAGGGCGGCTCCGAGCGGGCACGCACCCTCGTGTTCAAGAAGTTCCGCGGCGTCCTCTCGCGGATCGAGGACGAGAACATCATCCGCTTCGAGACCGAGATCGGCGACGCCGGCTTCGACATCAGCGACGTCCGGAAGATCCGTTGA
- a CDS encoding beta-ribofuranosylaminobenzene 5'-phosphate synthase family protein: MTARAVAGARLHFGFQNLSLARERLYGGVGVALEEPRVVVEADPADTVHCDDDLVAAQARTAVDLLEVSGADVTVTERLPRHVGLGSGTQLALATLAAVAAAHDREPSFRERAPAMGRGGRSGVGVAVAERGGFLVDGGHPTELFTAAPPADGEWTVPPVTARHELPDDWRFVVAVPDVSAGRSGDREDESMRAVVERADPGIADEIGGVLLRRVLPAAAEGDRATFGAGVATLGRLNGAWYADEQGGVYRPPAGRIVDELSDCPAITGTGQSSWGPAVYAVTDAARADEARAAARDALESVGVDGRVVVSAPAVDGIRVDS; this comes from the coding sequence ATGACTGCACGCGCGGTCGCCGGGGCCCGCCTCCACTTCGGCTTCCAGAACCTCTCGCTGGCCCGCGAGCGCCTCTACGGCGGCGTCGGGGTCGCCCTCGAGGAGCCGCGGGTGGTCGTGGAAGCCGACCCCGCCGACACGGTCCACTGCGACGACGACCTCGTGGCCGCCCAGGCCAGGACGGCCGTCGACCTGCTGGAGGTTTCGGGAGCCGACGTGACCGTGACCGAGCGGCTCCCCCGCCACGTCGGGCTGGGCAGCGGGACGCAACTCGCGCTGGCGACGCTGGCGGCCGTCGCAGCCGCCCATGACCGCGAACCGTCCTTCCGCGAGCGCGCGCCGGCGATGGGCCGGGGCGGCCGCAGCGGCGTCGGCGTCGCCGTCGCCGAGCGCGGGGGATTCCTCGTCGACGGCGGGCACCCCACAGAGCTGTTCACGGCCGCGCCGCCCGCCGACGGCGAGTGGACGGTCCCGCCGGTGACCGCTCGCCACGAACTCCCGGACGACTGGCGCTTCGTCGTCGCAGTCCCCGACGTGTCGGCGGGGCGCAGCGGCGACCGCGAGGACGAGAGCATGCGCGCGGTCGTCGAGCGCGCCGATCCGGGGATCGCCGACGAGATCGGTGGCGTCCTCCTCAGGCGCGTGCTCCCGGCCGCCGCCGAGGGCGACCGGGCGACCTTCGGCGCGGGCGTCGCCACGCTCGGCCGCCTCAACGGCGCCTGGTACGCCGACGAACAGGGCGGCGTCTACCGCCCGCCGGCGGGCCGGATCGTCGACGAACTCTCCGATTGCCCGGCGATCACGGGCACCGGCCAGTCCTCGTGGGGGCCGGCGGTCTACGCGGTGACCGACGCGGCTCGGGCCGACGAGGCCCGCGCGGCCGCCCGCGACGCACTCGAATCGGTCGGCGTCGACGGCCGGGTCGTCGTCAGCGCACCCGCGGTGGACGGCATCCGGGTCGATTCCTGA
- the ilvD gene encoding dihydroxy-acid dehydratase — MSQQPQEPTHEGKPDDLPSNEVTEGTEKAPHRAMFRAMGYDDEDLSSPMVGVANPAADITPCNVHLDDVADSAYEGIDGGDGMPIEFGTITISDAISMGTEGMKASLISREVIADSVELVAFGERMDGLVTIGGCDKNMPGMMMAAIRTDLPSVFLYGGSIMPGEHDGREVTIQNVFEGVGAVADGDMSEDELDDLERNACPGAGSCGGMFTANTMASISEALGFAPLGSASPPAEDEARYEEAERAGELAVEVVRERRKPSDFLTKGSFENAIALQVAIGGSTNAVLHLLAMAAEAGVDLDIQDFNRISARTPKIADLQPGGEKVMNDLHEVGGVPVVLKELLDADLLHGDALTVTGETMAEAIEAVDPPAIADLDADFLETVADPIHERGAIRILTGNLAPGGAVIKITGDDHLHHEGPVRVFEQEADAMRYVQEGKVETGDAIVIRNEGPKGGPGMREMLGVTSAVAGQGHADDVALLTDGRFSGATRGFSIGHVAPEAFVGGPIAALEDGDVLTIDIDDLELSVDVSEEEMERRLEERDPPEPNYTNGVLAKYGQLFDSAENGAVTSPGAKRD, encoded by the coding sequence ATGAGCCAGCAACCGCAGGAACCCACACACGAGGGGAAACCCGACGACCTCCCGAGCAACGAGGTCACGGAGGGGACGGAGAAGGCCCCACACCGCGCGATGTTCCGCGCGATGGGCTACGACGACGAGGACCTCTCCTCCCCCATGGTCGGCGTCGCCAACCCGGCGGCCGACATCACCCCCTGTAACGTGCATCTGGACGACGTCGCCGATTCCGCCTACGAGGGCATCGACGGGGGCGACGGGATGCCCATCGAGTTCGGCACGATCACCATCTCGGACGCCATCTCCATGGGCACCGAGGGGATGAAGGCCTCCCTCATCAGTCGGGAGGTCATCGCCGACTCCGTCGAACTCGTCGCCTTCGGCGAGCGCATGGACGGCCTCGTGACGATCGGCGGCTGTGACAAGAACATGCCCGGGATGATGATGGCCGCCATCCGGACGGATCTCCCCTCGGTCTTCCTCTACGGCGGGTCGATCATGCCCGGTGAGCACGACGGCCGGGAGGTCACCATCCAGAACGTCTTCGAGGGCGTCGGCGCGGTCGCCGACGGCGACATGAGCGAGGACGAACTCGACGACCTGGAGCGCAACGCCTGCCCCGGCGCGGGCTCATGCGGCGGGATGTTCACCGCCAACACGATGGCCTCCATCTCCGAGGCGCTCGGGTTCGCCCCCCTCGGGTCTGCCTCCCCGCCGGCCGAGGACGAGGCCCGCTACGAGGAGGCCGAACGCGCCGGCGAACTCGCCGTCGAGGTCGTCCGGGAGCGGCGCAAGCCCTCCGATTTCCTCACCAAGGGGTCCTTCGAGAACGCCATCGCGCTACAGGTCGCCATCGGCGGGTCGACCAACGCCGTCCTCCACCTGCTGGCGATGGCCGCCGAGGCCGGCGTCGACCTGGACATCCAGGACTTCAACCGCATCAGCGCGCGAACGCCGAAGATCGCCGACCTCCAGCCCGGCGGCGAGAAGGTGATGAACGACCTCCACGAGGTCGGCGGCGTGCCCGTCGTGCTCAAAGAACTCCTCGACGCGGACCTGCTCCACGGCGACGCGCTGACCGTGACGGGCGAGACGATGGCAGAGGCCATCGAAGCGGTCGACCCGCCCGCCATCGCCGACCTGGACGCGGACTTCCTCGAGACGGTCGCGGACCCGATCCACGAGCGCGGCGCGATCCGGATCCTCACGGGCAACCTCGCGCCCGGTGGCGCGGTCATCAAGATCACCGGCGACGACCACCTCCACCACGAGGGTCCCGTCCGGGTGTTCGAGCAGGAGGCCGACGCCATGCGGTACGTCCAGGAGGGGAAGGTCGAGACGGGTGACGCCATCGTCATCCGCAACGAGGGCCCCAAGGGCGGCCCCGGGATGCGGGAGATGCTGGGCGTCACCTCCGCTGTCGCCGGCCAGGGCCACGCCGACGACGTGGCGCTGCTCACCGACGGCCGGTTCTCCGGTGCCACGCGCGGCTTCTCCATCGGCCACGTCGCCCCCGAGGCGTTCGTGGGCGGCCCCATCGCCGCGCTGGAGGACGGCGACGTGCTCACCATCGACATCGACGACCTCGAACTCTCGGTGGACGTCTCCGAGGAAGAGATGGAGCGCCGCCTCGAAGAGCGCGACCCGCCGGAGCCGAACTACACGAACGGCGTGCTGGCGAAGTACGGACAGCTGTTCGACTCGGCGGAAAACGGCGCGGTGACGAGTCCGGGCGCGAAGCGGGACTGA